The following are encoded together in the Saccharospirillaceae bacterium genome:
- a CDS encoding glycosyl transferase — protein sequence MADFYQNGIITNLHNLTDRPLEDIEKELMSFSRVRPMSLVLPSLYSELEGPALDNIIQEICQVPYLNEIVIGLDRASEQQYHHAQEFFGRLPQHHRILWNDGPRLKKLDSLLQEEGLAPKELGKGRNVWYCYGYVLASGRAESVALHDCDIVTYDRSLLARLIYPVANPGFNYEFAKGYYARIAQQKMNGRVSRLLVTPLLRALKKVYGSLDFLEYLDSFRYPLSGEFSMRTDVLNDIRIPSDWGLEIGVLSEMKRNYSTNRICQVDIADVYDHKHQPLSEEDANAGLSKMSIDICKAIFRKLATQGEVFTNETFRSLKATYFRIALDFIETYYNDARMNGLNLDRHAEEKAVELFAENIMRAGEHFLANPMETPFIPSWNRVISAMPDVLDRLYEAVEEDNV from the coding sequence GTGGCTGATTTTTATCAAAACGGCATAATTACTAATCTGCATAACCTGACGGATAGACCGTTGGAGGATATCGAAAAGGAGTTAATGAGCTTCTCGCGGGTGCGCCCCATGTCACTTGTTTTACCATCACTCTACTCCGAACTGGAAGGTCCGGCTCTGGATAATATTATTCAGGAAATCTGTCAGGTGCCCTACCTGAACGAAATTGTGATTGGCCTTGATCGTGCCAGCGAACAACAATATCACCATGCTCAGGAGTTTTTCGGCCGTCTGCCACAGCATCATCGTATTTTATGGAATGATGGCCCCCGTCTGAAAAAACTCGACTCGTTATTGCAGGAAGAAGGCCTGGCTCCTAAAGAACTCGGAAAAGGCCGCAATGTCTGGTATTGCTATGGTTATGTATTGGCATCCGGCAGAGCCGAGTCGGTGGCATTACACGATTGCGATATCGTTACCTACGACCGCAGCCTGCTGGCACGTTTGATATATCCGGTCGCCAATCCCGGATTCAACTATGAGTTCGCCAAAGGTTACTATGCCCGCATCGCGCAGCAAAAGATGAATGGCCGGGTCAGTCGACTGTTGGTGACTCCCCTTTTGCGCGCACTGAAGAAGGTTTACGGTTCTCTCGATTTTTTAGAGTACCTTGATAGCTTTCGCTATCCATTGTCGGGCGAGTTTTCAATGCGCACCGACGTACTCAACGATATTCGCATTCCAAGCGACTGGGGTCTGGAGATTGGTGTACTTTCAGAGATGAAACGTAACTATTCAACCAACCGCATCTGCCAGGTTGATATTGCCGACGTTTACGACCACAAACATCAGCCACTGTCAGAAGAAGATGCCAACGCTGGCCTATCGAAAATGAGCATTGATATCTGTAAAGCCATTTTCCGAAAACTGGCGACCCAGGGCGAAGTATTCACCAACGAAACTTTCCGCTCTTTAAAGGCAACTTACTTCCGGATTGCATTGGATTTTATTGAAACCTACTACAACGATGCCCGGATGAACGGCCTTAACCTCGACCGTCATGCTGAAGAAAAAGCCGTAGAGTTGTTTGCCGAAAATATTATGCGAGCAGGTGAACACTTCCTTGCAAACCCAATGGAAACACCATTTATTCCAAGCTGGAACCGGGTTATTTCAGCTATGCCAGATGTGCTGGATCGACTATACGAAGCGGTGGAGGAAGATAACGTCTGA
- a CDS encoding DUF6482 family protein yields the protein MTLKELKRCAHYSRPEVHVLANEGDLYLVQIFHDGMQSLLMENNQPKRFRSLAECSHQLAMLGVQHGYMIQSMPYDEMVNSTDSVAHSERQRLHFH from the coding sequence ATGACGTTAAAAGAGTTAAAGCGTTGTGCTCATTATTCCCGTCCCGAAGTGCATGTGTTGGCGAATGAAGGGGACTTGTATCTGGTTCAGATTTTTCATGATGGTATGCAGAGTTTGCTGATGGAGAACAATCAGCCGAAGCGCTTTAGAAGCTTGGCTGAATGTTCGCATCAGCTCGCCATGTTAGGCGTACAACACGGATATATGATTCAAAGTATGCCGTACGATGAAATGGTCAACAGTACTGATTCAGTAGCACACAGCGAACGGCAACGGCTACATTTTCACTGA
- a CDS encoding DnaJ domain-containing protein — protein sequence MKPIDSSDDQNHQAPDQQQALGDLDVIRQLLASYLSDSKRSSVYELVKWLQQPEQAIFNEDALKDALMLFRCNFFIMHALYQLRNHWLSLGVGELLISALHVQLVRQSPEQKTAEQHSAISSNSRDLDCADPLQAYYLDLNNLSTSREEVERLMEQFWKKMARPDYSSHQDDDLATLELKPPVSAREVRQQYRRLAMKHHPDRGGDSLRFRQINAAFQRLKQAPFYH from the coding sequence ATGAAACCTATTGATTCCAGTGATGATCAAAACCACCAGGCACCAGACCAGCAACAAGCTCTGGGTGATCTGGACGTTATTCGTCAGCTGCTGGCCAGTTATTTGTCCGACAGTAAGCGCAGCTCCGTTTATGAGCTGGTCAAATGGTTGCAGCAACCGGAACAGGCTATTTTTAACGAGGATGCCCTGAAAGATGCGTTAATGCTGTTCCGCTGCAATTTCTTCATCATGCACGCACTTTACCAATTGAGAAATCACTGGCTGAGTCTCGGCGTCGGGGAGCTATTGATCTCGGCACTGCATGTCCAGCTTGTACGGCAATCACCCGAACAGAAAACCGCAGAGCAACATTCTGCAATCAGCAGTAACTCACGAGATCTGGACTGTGCCGACCCACTACAGGCGTATTATCTCGACCTCAATAATCTGTCGACCAGTCGTGAGGAAGTTGAACGGTTAATGGAGCAATTCTGGAAAAAGATGGCGCGACCGGATTACAGCAGCCATCAGGATGACGATCTGGCTACGCTGGAGCTGAAACCACCGGTATCTGCACGTGAAGTACGCCAGCAATATCGGCGCCTGGCGATGAAACATCACCCCGATCGGGGTGGTGACAGTTTGCGCTTCCGACAGATCAACGCGGCATTCCAACGTCTCAAGCAAGCACCCTTTTATCACTGA
- a CDS encoding polysaccharide deacetylase family protein, which produces MHFSRLFILLLSTLLLSPISQALVILQYHHIDATTPPVTSISPDNFEQHMQLLEREGMQVVDLEAALLALQNGEALPLKAVAISFDDAWESIYLNAFPLLKKRNWPFTIFVNTQAVDEKHKKVASWEQLADMQQFGGTMANHSHSHPYLIEKPTDLSLDEWLTKEVIEPEKRIQKKLGVSHKMLAYPYGEFNTDIADWLKKKGYIAFGQQSGPVGKHSHFQALPRFPAAGIYANPKTLKTKLKTLAFPITSEQLVDPVLAENNPPELTVSFVSNDLYRSQIQCFASGEGAIKTEAKAQKILNPETGKEDQHIRIVTQAEKPITAGRGRYNCTAASKKHKGFYYWYSQVWINTDVKKR; this is translated from the coding sequence ATGCATTTTTCCCGGCTTTTCATTTTGCTTCTATCGACGCTGCTGCTGTCTCCGATATCTCAGGCACTGGTGATTCTTCAATATCATCATATTGATGCTACTACGCCACCGGTAACCAGTATTTCTCCAGACAATTTCGAACAGCACATGCAGCTGTTAGAGAGGGAGGGGATGCAGGTGGTTGATCTGGAAGCGGCTCTGCTGGCACTACAAAATGGCGAAGCACTGCCACTTAAAGCCGTTGCGATCTCCTTTGACGATGCTTGGGAATCGATTTACCTGAATGCATTTCCATTACTGAAAAAGCGAAATTGGCCCTTTACCATTTTTGTTAATACTCAGGCTGTGGACGAGAAGCACAAAAAAGTCGCCAGCTGGGAGCAGTTAGCTGACATGCAACAATTCGGTGGAACGATGGCAAATCACTCACATAGCCATCCGTATTTAATCGAAAAACCGACTGATCTGTCGTTGGATGAATGGTTAACCAAAGAAGTCATCGAGCCGGAAAAGCGCATTCAGAAAAAGCTGGGCGTCAGTCATAAAATGCTGGCTTACCCCTATGGTGAATTTAATACCGATATTGCCGACTGGCTGAAGAAAAAAGGTTATATCGCCTTTGGTCAACAATCAGGTCCGGTTGGTAAACACTCACATTTCCAGGCATTACCGCGTTTTCCAGCGGCCGGGATCTACGCTAACCCAAAAACACTAAAAACCAAGTTAAAAACTCTGGCATTTCCAATTACGTCCGAGCAACTGGTTGACCCTGTTCTGGCTGAAAATAATCCACCAGAATTAACCGTAAGTTTTGTTTCTAACGATTTATATCGATCTCAGATTCAGTGCTTTGCCAGCGGCGAAGGTGCAATTAAAACTGAGGCTAAAGCCCAAAAGATCTTAAACCCGGAAACGGGTAAAGAAGATCAACACATCCGTATCGTCACCCAGGCTGAAAAACCAATAACAGCAGGCCGCGGTCGATACAACTGCACGGCGGCCAGTAAAAAGCATAAAGGTTTTTATTACTGGTATTCTCAGGTATGGATTAACACTGACGTTAAAAAACGCTGA
- a CDS encoding M48 family metallopeptidase produces MGARKSYQQQMWLDIDGEPVKLLISAMKRKSMRLQINEQGEVDLRIPLGCAKNDVLAFVKMNEAWLKRQRAGALQRQQQALESFSILGKEYPIQTSALDEFLVTDNQVWVPHDWNFIDVRDAMDNWLRPQARAYFQQQIDHWWPFFSRFANRQPTLRVKKMKTRWGSLSQRGYINLNLGLMQLPAELIELVVVHELCHLKHFDHGTGFKSLMSEALPDWRQREKRLQQASANVL; encoded by the coding sequence ATGGGCGCGCGAAAATCGTATCAACAACAAATGTGGCTGGATATTGATGGTGAGCCGGTAAAACTGCTCATTAGTGCCATGAAACGCAAAAGTATGCGGCTGCAAATTAACGAGCAGGGTGAGGTCGACCTGCGTATTCCTCTGGGGTGCGCGAAAAATGACGTACTGGCATTTGTGAAAATGAATGAAGCCTGGCTGAAGCGTCAGCGAGCCGGTGCGTTACAGCGCCAACAGCAGGCATTGGAAAGTTTTTCAATTCTGGGAAAGGAATATCCCATTCAGACCAGTGCGCTGGATGAGTTCCTGGTCACCGACAATCAGGTGTGGGTGCCTCATGACTGGAACTTTATTGATGTACGTGACGCCATGGATAACTGGTTAAGGCCCCAGGCGCGCGCCTACTTCCAGCAACAAATTGATCACTGGTGGCCGTTTTTCAGCCGCTTCGCGAACCGGCAGCCGACGTTGAGAGTGAAGAAGATGAAAACCCGCTGGGGAAGTTTATCCCAACGTGGTTATATCAACCTTAACCTGGGACTGATGCAATTACCGGCTGAGCTGATCGAGCTGGTGGTGGTGCATGAGTTGTGTCACTTGAAACATTTTGATCACGGTACAGGATTTAAGTCGCTGATGAGTGAAGCACTGCCGGACTGGCGCCAGCGCGAGAAACGCCTGCAACAGGCATCTGCAAACGTTCTCTGA
- a CDS encoding YecA family protein: MSDLNSIPALTEDELETLGVLLETEAERQDSFDFFAVHGLITALLSGPNEFDIRQVWDCAFDEQLGFSKEQKVQVNELMLKLSKEIQAWLDSGQDFPVPADLTLVDDEEEEPPLESWAIGYMTAVMLQEEDWYAEHEEKVAECLFPIMYASGLFSDEPEMADIDEDVELSDQMCGNIPAAVIQVYLQLHSK; this comes from the coding sequence ATGTCTGACCTCAACAGTATCCCAGCTTTAACTGAAGATGAGCTGGAAACCCTCGGCGTTTTGCTGGAAACAGAAGCAGAACGTCAAGACAGTTTCGATTTTTTTGCCGTTCACGGTCTCATAACCGCCCTGCTCTCTGGCCCGAATGAGTTCGATATTCGCCAGGTATGGGATTGTGCATTTGACGAACAATTAGGTTTCAGTAAAGAGCAGAAAGTCCAGGTTAACGAGCTGATGTTAAAACTCAGCAAAGAAATCCAGGCCTGGTTAGATTCCGGACAGGATTTCCCGGTACCCGCCGACCTGACTCTGGTCGATGACGAAGAGGAAGAGCCCCCTCTTGAAAGCTGGGCCATCGGCTATATGACAGCAGTGATGCTGCAGGAAGAAGACTGGTACGCCGAACACGAGGAGAAGGTCGCTGAGTGTCTGTTCCCGATCATGTATGCCTCCGGTCTGTTTTCAGATGAACCGGAAATGGCTGACATCGACGAAGACGTGGAATTGTCTGATCAGATGTGTGGCAATATTCCAGCCGCCGTCATTCAGGTGTATTTGCAGCTGCACAGCAAGTAA
- a CDS encoding phosphate ABC transporter substrate-binding/OmpA family protein, which translates to MKFLRVLTILICSFGLSAAQAVVSEFRDLPIDGETTLFTIQGSNTIGAALAPNLVKEYLRRKGAERIEVQESAVENEKVISAFVRDSRTQVYIAVAAHGSGTGFKGLASGAADIAAASRPVKDKEFNLLKDSADMRAPQSEHIVGIDGLAIIINPENPIQDLSVNEIAEIFSGGYQDWSELGGKPGPINVYARDDKSGTWDSFNGMVLGKQKKLIDSAQRFESNDALSDTVAGDIAGIGFVGLASVRSAKLIAVSDGSAKALLPNKLTVATEDYALARRLFMYTPGASDNQYATEFIEFALHDAGQKIVADTGFISQELKAVTPEFYADLPQDFRELTSDSQRLTINFRFKQGSAKLDNKALKDIERLVDYLQSQKQREVLLIGFGDKKKTEKRAKLLSKLRAMAVRRELVRNGIYPKQSVGYGEYLPVASINRSEGRMKNRRVEVWLRDSGAIAAAD; encoded by the coding sequence ATGAAATTCCTGCGTGTTTTAACCATTCTTATTTGTTCTTTCGGGCTGTCAGCGGCACAGGCTGTTGTATCCGAATTCCGTGATTTGCCGATCGATGGCGAGACAACACTGTTTACGATACAGGGCTCCAATACGATTGGTGCGGCTCTGGCTCCGAACCTTGTGAAAGAGTATTTGCGCCGCAAAGGTGCTGAGCGAATTGAGGTGCAGGAGAGTGCTGTTGAGAATGAGAAGGTGATAAGCGCTTTTGTGCGTGACAGTCGTACTCAGGTGTATATCGCTGTCGCTGCTCATGGTTCCGGCACCGGTTTTAAAGGTTTAGCTTCAGGCGCAGCTGATATCGCTGCTGCCTCACGCCCGGTTAAAGACAAAGAATTCAACCTGCTTAAAGACAGTGCCGACATGCGTGCCCCCCAGAGTGAGCACATTGTTGGCATTGATGGTCTGGCAATCATTATTAATCCGGAGAATCCGATTCAGGATCTGAGTGTCAACGAAATCGCTGAGATATTTTCCGGTGGTTATCAGGATTGGTCTGAGCTGGGCGGTAAGCCGGGGCCAATTAATGTGTATGCACGTGATGATAAATCCGGTACCTGGGATTCATTCAACGGCATGGTGCTGGGGAAGCAAAAGAAGCTGATCGACAGTGCACAGCGATTCGAGTCTAACGACGCGCTTTCAGATACGGTCGCCGGGGATATCGCCGGTATCGGTTTTGTTGGTTTAGCCTCGGTGCGCAGCGCCAAGCTGATTGCTGTATCGGACGGCAGTGCTAAAGCACTGCTACCGAATAAATTGACTGTTGCTACCGAGGACTATGCGTTAGCTCGCCGGTTGTTCATGTACACACCGGGTGCATCCGACAATCAGTATGCCACGGAGTTTATCGAGTTCGCTCTGCACGATGCGGGTCAGAAAATTGTTGCGGATACCGGCTTTATCTCGCAGGAACTAAAAGCGGTCACGCCAGAATTTTATGCCGATCTTCCTCAGGATTTTAGGGAACTAACTTCGGATTCTCAGCGCCTGACGATTAATTTCCGTTTTAAACAGGGCAGTGCCAAGCTTGATAATAAAGCACTGAAAGATATTGAACGGCTGGTGGATTATCTGCAGTCACAAAAGCAGCGTGAAGTGCTGTTGATCGGTTTCGGAGACAAGAAGAAAACGGAAAAACGTGCCAAGTTATTATCGAAACTTCGTGCCATGGCAGTACGACGAGAGCTGGTTCGCAATGGTATTTATCCGAAACAGTCAGTTGGCTATGGGGAATATTTACCGGTGGCATCCATTAACCGCAGCGAGGGCCGAATGAAAAACCGGCGGGTGGAAGTATGGTTGCGCGATTCTGGAGCGATTGCAGCGGCAGACTGA
- a CDS encoding START domain-containing protein, whose product MKYVLTGLVGLLFSYVAIAENQWQLEKEDEERGIRVFTREVEGSDLKAFRGEMSFKTTLTAPVALIEDTKRAPEWMHNCGVLEIIDDIKPGEAISYMITKAPWPVSDRDTVVHSLATQDPKTLAVRVDVEARNDVFPANDDYIRITTMKGFWSFTPNSEGLVDIVYEVHAEPNGGLPSWLANSVVVDTPYNTMKNMQKLLTNDRYQSAELSFIKNR is encoded by the coding sequence ATGAAGTATGTTTTAACCGGCCTTGTCGGCCTGCTGTTCAGCTATGTTGCTATTGCTGAGAACCAATGGCAGTTAGAGAAGGAAGATGAAGAGCGTGGTATCCGAGTATTCACCCGGGAAGTGGAGGGTTCGGATCTGAAGGCGTTTCGTGGCGAAATGAGCTTTAAAACCACGCTAACTGCACCTGTAGCCCTGATCGAGGATACCAAGCGCGCGCCTGAGTGGATGCATAATTGCGGTGTGTTGGAGATCATTGACGACATAAAACCCGGCGAAGCCATCTCTTACATGATCACTAAAGCACCATGGCCGGTTTCTGATCGTGATACGGTGGTTCACAGCCTGGCCACGCAAGACCCGAAAACGCTTGCTGTGCGCGTTGATGTTGAAGCGCGCAACGACGTATTCCCGGCAAACGACGATTACATTCGCATCACGACCATGAAAGGGTTCTGGAGTTTCACGCCAAACTCAGAGGGTTTGGTGGATATCGTGTATGAAGTCCATGCAGAGCCAAATGGCGGCCTGCCATCCTGGTTGGCCAACAGCGTGGTGGTAGACACTCCGTACAACACCATGAAAAACATGCAAAAGCTGCTGACCAATGATCGATATCAGAGTGCTGAGCTGTCATTTATCAAGAACCGCTGA
- a CDS encoding BolA family transcriptional regulator, whose amino-acid sequence MSASIEHTINLKLQHLEPAFLEIANESHMHSGPATDSHFKLTVVSNQFDGKRPVARHQLIYGVLAEELAGPVHALALHLYTPQEWQQSGQVPDSPNCLGGSKGG is encoded by the coding sequence ATGTCCGCTTCAATAGAACATACCATCAACCTTAAGCTACAACATCTTGAGCCAGCATTTCTGGAAATTGCCAATGAAAGTCATATGCACTCTGGCCCGGCGACTGATTCGCACTTCAAACTGACCGTGGTGAGTAATCAGTTCGACGGCAAGCGCCCAGTTGCTCGTCATCAGTTGATTTACGGCGTGCTAGCTGAGGAATTAGCAGGGCCGGTGCACGCACTGGCCTTACATCTCTACACCCCACAAGAGTGGCAACAAAGTGGCCAGGTTCCGGATTCGCCGAATTGCCTTGGTGGCAGCAAAGGCGGATAA
- the ylqF gene encoding ribosome biogenesis GTPase YlqF: MAIHWFPGHMNKARKKIAEAMPEIDLVVEVLDARLPFSSTNPLVDELRGDTPCIKILNKSDLADPKVTQQWVNYFGNQHNTQAMPLVAEDKKQVKKVIQLCKKLGSRRTEKKLAIRVMIMGIPNVGKSTLINALAGRQIARTGNEPAVTKANQMIDLKNGVVLSDTPGILWPKFENEKSGYRLAASGAVKDTAIEYTDVAHFALGYLLEAYQQPLMTRFKMKAPPENAEQALNTIAAKRGCLRPGGIADLHKASELCLHELRSGKIGLVSLETPDMVETELAEIEAIRIAAMAAEEQQNDNEQKR, from the coding sequence ATGGCAATCCACTGGTTCCCGGGCCATATGAACAAAGCCCGCAAAAAAATCGCCGAAGCCATGCCGGAAATCGATCTGGTGGTTGAGGTGCTCGATGCCCGTTTACCGTTTTCCAGCACCAATCCTCTGGTGGATGAACTCAGAGGCGACACCCCTTGTATTAAGATTCTCAACAAGTCAGATCTGGCCGACCCGAAGGTTACCCAGCAATGGGTGAATTACTTTGGTAACCAACACAACACCCAGGCTATGCCGCTGGTTGCTGAAGACAAGAAGCAGGTTAAAAAGGTAATTCAGCTGTGTAAGAAACTGGGGAGTCGGCGTACAGAGAAAAAGCTGGCGATCCGCGTGATGATTATGGGTATCCCGAACGTGGGTAAATCCACGTTGATTAATGCGCTTGCTGGTCGCCAGATTGCCCGCACTGGTAATGAGCCAGCAGTTACAAAAGCCAATCAAATGATCGACCTCAAGAACGGAGTGGTGTTATCCGACACCCCAGGCATCCTTTGGCCCAAATTCGAGAACGAAAAAAGCGGTTACCGACTGGCTGCCAGCGGCGCGGTCAAAGATACCGCCATCGAGTACACCGATGTTGCGCACTTTGCATTAGGTTACTTACTGGAAGCCTATCAACAACCGCTGATGACACGATTCAAAATGAAAGCGCCGCCGGAGAATGCCGAGCAGGCTCTGAATACAATCGCCGCGAAGCGAGGCTGCTTGCGTCCGGGAGGCATTGCCGATCTGCACAAAGCGTCAGAACTGTGCCTTCACGAATTACGCTCAGGGAAGATTGGTTTGGTCTCACTGGAAACACCAGATATGGTCGAAACGGAATTAGCAGAGATTGAAGCCATCCGCATCGCTGCAATGGCAGCGGAAGAACAACAAAACGACAATGAGCAGAAGCGTTGA
- a CDS encoding DUF695 domain-containing protein produces the protein MLVNNRWVRATGDLNGKPISIQFREDWQLAAESEKFPICVQIAWHADTQDESSGFPADSEQQSILVFHQSLQVALEPNENAVVSMMITHDAVNQWIIYCTDLESLKTALDDIPTDRGLYPIEVVADEDPQWLIFNQVYSVIQQQD, from the coding sequence ATGCTGGTCAATAATCGTTGGGTAAGGGCAACCGGAGATCTAAACGGGAAGCCGATCAGTATTCAGTTCCGCGAAGACTGGCAGTTGGCTGCCGAATCGGAAAAGTTTCCCATCTGTGTTCAAATTGCCTGGCACGCCGACACTCAGGACGAAAGCAGCGGTTTTCCGGCAGACAGCGAACAACAAAGCATTCTGGTGTTTCATCAGAGTCTTCAGGTAGCGTTGGAACCCAATGAAAACGCCGTTGTCTCAATGATGATTACCCACGATGCGGTCAATCAGTGGATCATTTACTGCACAGATCTGGAAAGCCTGAAAACCGCTCTGGACGACATTCCGACAGACAGAGGTTTGTACCCGATTGAAGTGGTTGCTGACGAAGACCCGCAGTGGTTGATCTTCAATCAGGTTTATAGCGTTATCCAGCAACAGGATTAA
- a CDS encoding DUF2489 domain-containing protein, translating into MSPTTLFAIVGLIIIIILAAYAWNLVKQVKQAEADVERQQQEEAAKAAHNLRQKQLELVNDIRFVARSVLEQQCEITEGVLRIHYLISGLDPDAWQLPELTQLRKHYESTRSMPILDEYKKLNKKQQFKLDTQRWTLESDNKEAIEKDLRWLVTYSFPQVTLLQ; encoded by the coding sequence ATGAGCCCCACTACCCTGTTTGCCATCGTTGGTCTGATCATCATCATTATACTCGCAGCCTATGCCTGGAATCTGGTTAAACAAGTAAAACAAGCTGAAGCCGACGTCGAACGTCAGCAACAGGAGGAGGCGGCAAAGGCGGCTCACAATCTCCGCCAGAAACAATTGGAACTGGTTAATGATATCCGCTTTGTTGCACGCTCGGTGCTGGAACAGCAATGTGAAATCACCGAAGGCGTATTGCGTATCCATTATCTGATTTCAGGTCTGGATCCAGATGCATGGCAGCTACCAGAATTGACGCAACTGCGTAAGCACTACGAATCGACACGATCAATGCCGATTCTTGATGAATATAAAAAGCTCAATAAGAAGCAGCAATTTAAGCTGGATACACAACGCTGGACGCTGGAAAGCGATAATAAAGAGGCGATCGAAAAGGATCTTCGCTGGCTGGTGACTTACTCTTTCCCGCAGGTTACGCTGCTGCAATAA